The following are encoded together in the Panthera leo isolate Ple1 chromosome B4, P.leo_Ple1_pat1.1, whole genome shotgun sequence genome:
- the NINJ2 gene encoding ninjurin-2 has product MLDVALFVSNATRLKAVLEQGPSAHYYTTLVTLISISLLLLVVIGILLVVIARLNLNEVEKQWQLNQLNNAATTLVFITVIINVFITAFGAQKTGFLAARTSRNPL; this is encoded by the exons ATGCTGGACGTGGCCCTCTTCGTGTCCAACGCCACGCGGCTGAAAGCGGTGCTGGAGCAGGGGCCGTCCGCCCACTACTACACCACCCTCGTCACCCTCATCAgcatctctctgctcctgctcgtGGTCATTGGCATCCTGCTTGTGGTCATCG CGCGGCTGAACCTCAATGAAGTAGAAAAGCAATGGCAGCTCAACCAGCTCAACAACGCCGCCACCACTCTGGTCttcatcactgtcatcatcaaCGTCTTCATTACAGCCTTCGGGGCACAGAAGACAGGCTTCCTGGCCGCCAGGACCTCAAGGAATCCCCTCTGA